DNA from Branchiostoma lanceolatum isolate klBraLanc5 chromosome 6, klBraLanc5.hap2, whole genome shotgun sequence:
AGTTCAAACGAAAATAACCGAACGGAGCCCTAACAGTTATAAGGTGACCACTATACATAGATGTGCATTTCTTATTAACATAAGATGAATGTCTGATATGCTTAGGTGCGAATGTGCTCACTATCACAATCTATAAAAAATATTAGAAAGGCCACATTTTGCACTTACTGTAAGAGCTTCATTTTGCCCCTTGCCTTTCCAAACAAATATTGTAATGATAACAAACTGCATGATATTTTAGAAATTATGCTTCCAAGAATACATATTGAGGACAACCATAAAATCAACTTTTTTAAACCTCACCTTTGGCGGAGTCTAAATAATTCTGCTCAGATTCAACACAAATTCTATTATGTTCTTTTATAGTACTGTGCCAATCTCTGGGGCAAAGCAATTTAGGAAAGGTTAAAGAAGATGTTAGATGATAAAACCATTGAAGAGATTCTCTCGGATCAACAATGTTCAAACGGGATTCAAAATATACCCATGGGGTTCACACATCTCATTGAGGTGTATTGAGGTGTTTAAGGGTTAATTGGTTATTATTCTGTTGTCTTGATAAAATACATTCTTTGTAAGGAGTTTGGCAAGTATGATTCTGGACTATCAAATTTACCAAGGCATAGATTTAGTTTTATATGATATCTTTACATACAGGGTGTCGGATACAGTTTAGTGTCATTACCAATTACTCTTGATAAGAAAATCTAATTTGTGACGCAGAACCGTCGACAATTTACCCCAAACATCAAGAAACCAAAGAGGAATCCCGAGACATCAGTGAGTTCCATGACGATCCCGAAAACGACGTGTGTCAACATATCaaaaaagatgaaataaacAACTCACGACGGCCTAATGACCAACGTTCAGACGGCGGACAGTCAACGACAGAAGATGCAGACAATGCGGGCTGCGGTGGGGCCGGCGTGTTGGAGAACCCGATGTACGGGAAGGATGTGTCACAACAAGACGACGGAAGTACGTTTTATTGTTTGAATTATTGTACCATTCACCATTTCTACCACGAAGAAATGAGAAGAGCAGTATTAGGACAGAATGTGTAGGGGCGAGATGTGTACATGCACGTGTGTTAGTGCACGTGCAACGGTGTGGATGGAGCATGCGCGcttgtgtgcgtgcgcgcgcacATGTTAGTGTGTGTAATTGCGTGTaactgcgtgtgtgtgtgtgtgtgtgtgtgtgtgtgtgtgtgtgtgtgtgtgtgtgtgtgtgtgtgtgtgtgtgtgtgtgttttgtgtacgtgtacgtgtgtcTTGCCTGATCGCGTTTGTATCTGGACATTACCTGTTTTGCTTATTGTCAACACTTTTTGTAAACCCCTTATATCTAGATTATTGTCTCAGATACACCTTAAGTACAACGAGTAAGTTCTTGGCAGTAAGTTCTTGGCagaacattttttaaaaattcaaatatgGTGTTTGTAAATCAACCCTACACGAAACATGCGGAAGATTGTGCTCcaagctgatttttttttctataacatgctgATGTGAACAATAGTCACTAGACAGAAAATCACTATAGCAATCCCGTCCAGTGACCAATCAGCggttcacagctgccaagtgttCTTGCTTTTGTAAGAGGTAGCGATGCGCACGGGTCTTGAAGGATTGAAGGCCCCGTGTGCTAAAGTCTCGGACCACACTGTCCGGGAGCGCATTCAGGTGCTGACTGATGCCAAATAACTTTGCCCTGATAAGTCggaaatcgcaaatcagcgctccctaaaagaaaaaaaaacggcgccgcccgggaggcctgcaaaggagccTAGAAACACCCAGTATTGTGCTAATTGAGGTTTCCAAAttcaatgatatgatatgaaaataaaagtatCACAATACTATCttgaaggaaaacaagaaattaatttgCGACAAGGCCAGAATCTACAATGCAATCATAAAAATAGGCCTGGCAATTCGGCTTTTGACGCCCTCTGATGGTGATGATCAACTGGTACATAGAACggatgtttgaaaagaaaagaaaaatcccAAACCTTGGTTTTGAAGCTACGATATCCTGTTCGCAAGACGAAGGCATCTTATAAGTTAAATGGGTGTTTTAAAGCAAAAAGATTTCCATACCGTAAATACCATAAATTAAATCAGACATGACAAAGATATTAACGACTTGGTTTCCAGGATCCCGGGTTGTAGACACATAGCGTTGGTTGAACCAGCCGACCAAACCAAATATGTAAGCATCCGTTTAACAGTATTTTCGGCTAACGCCTCAAAATAGattgaaagaaaatagaaaaggTCGAAGTAGACGTTTGCTGATTAAGTCATCGAAGGAATTCTTTTCGAATCtagaattttcaaaagataCTTTAAAACATACCCATTGGTCCTTAATGGATTCCACTGGGGTATTTAAATGTTAATTTGTTATTACTCTGTTGTCTTGAAAGATAACATTCTTTATCGGCAGTTAGGAAAGTATTATTGTGTACTAGTAAATGTATCAAAGCAATGATTTAGTTTTACATGATATCTTTATATACAGGCCATGTTTTAGACACGTTTTAGTGGCGCTTTTAAGCGTAACACCCAGTTACTCTTGATATGCAAATCTCATTTGTGACGCAGAAGTGTCAGCAATTTACCCCAAAAGCGAAGAAACCAGAGAGGAATCCCCTGACACCGGTGAGTTCCACAACAACAACGTGTGCCAAAATATTGACAATGGTGAAATCAGCAACCAACGACAGTCTGATGACCAAAGTCCACACGGGGACCAGAAAGCGGCAGAAGATGCAGACACGATGGGCTGCAGCGGGGCCGGCTTGGTGGAGAACTCGATGTACGCGCAGCGTGTGTTACAACAAGACGATGGAAGTAGGTTTTATCATTAGCATTCTTGTACTGTTTACCACTTCTACCTCAAAGGAATTAGaatgtcatgtaatgtaagggtTACACTGCTAACtgaagattaataaataaataaataaataaaagaagagCAATATTACTTAATTTTATTGGGATAAAGTGTCAGGACTTGATTTTATGGGTTTGCTCGTGACCGATTATCTCTCACATTAAGCCACTTTAAGATCAGTTATTTTAAAGTGTTTTCTGTTCATGTGATTTAGGATTACTTTGGAGGAACTTCTATAAATGAATTTTTTCTACCTTTTTCTTGGCTACTTCTTTGTTAAATAGTTTCtataacaatatttttttctaccttTTTCTTGCCTACTTGTTAAATAGCTTTTATTTGGTACAGCATTGTTGCACATTATGGGGATTTCTTAATTGGTTACTACGCTGTTGTTGTCATAGAGAACTCACGACAGGCTAGTGACCAAAGTGCCCAAGAGGGACAGCCAACGGAAGAAGATGCAGACAAAATGAGCTGTAACGGTGCCGGCTTGTTTGAGAACCCGATGTACGCAACGGGTATGTTACTACAAGGCGACGGAAGTTCGTCGTGTTAGTTTTGCGTGTAACTAATCATCACCAAAATCAAACCAGAAtttctttacaatgttaagTTTGTTAAGACGGATTTAGAATGTTTTCGTTTTAAAATGGGATTTTTAGTACATCTTTCTTGGGCATTTCTTATGGCGAATCAATTTAATTTGCTATTACACTGTTGCACATTTTGAGGTTTTCATAATTGTTTATAACGTTGGTGCCGTCCTAAAGGAAGTTTTATTTTGAGTTTGGAAATTATGATTCTCTACTATCAACTgtcacaaaatatacatgttgtTCAACATAACACCTTATGGAACAGGCCAAGATTTGCATCTACAATAAATATAAGCTCTCAACAGATATAACAGGACTTAATGTTGTTAGACACAATAAGTGGCGATTCAAAATGTAACACCCAGTCTTTATTAATGGGATAAATTGTTTTCTGACGCAGTACCGTCAACAGTTCACCCTAAAGTCGGAGAAACCAAAGAAGAATCCCCTGGCACCAGTGACTGCCATGACTATCCCAACAACCATTTGTACCACTACATTGACAGAGATGAGACCGACAACCTACCAGAAACTGGTGTCCAAAGTAAATACGATGGACAGCCGACGGCAGCCAGTGCAGACAAGGTGGGCTGCAGTGGTTCCTCCTTGTTCGAGAACCCGATGTACGCGCAAGGTGTGTTACAACAAGACGACGGAGGTAggcgttttgtttgtttgcttattgtACCATTTAACATCTTTACCAAGAAGAAATTGCATGAGCAATTTAAGGACAGTGTTCTAAGATATCTATTTTTCATGTTAATCTGTGTTCGTTTTTTTATCTATAGGTCAATTAAAGCGACGACGTTCCACACCCTCTTCGAATAGCATGACATGTTAATAACTTAACAGTACTTTTGACATTTTAAGAAAGATAGCTTTCTTTGAAAAAGTTCCTTCTAAAAGGAAAACCTGTGTACGTGAATCATACGAGCTCGTATCTTATATTTGATAATAGGTAACACAAAAAACATCTCAAAATCCATGGTTAGTTCAGTCAAATGTAACATTACGCCTAGTAATTTCCCTTAAATTACATAACATAGAAAAGGATAGAGACCCCAAATATTAGAAACTAAACACTGAAATTCTTAATGACAGTATTGTAATGGGATTGAAATCTAATTTAAAGCAAAATAACAGAAGAAGCTGACTTGCTTCATTGTTTACTTTTGGAATTATGCTATGTAATGATCAGCGAGTTCCCCCTTTCATATTGTAAGAAGAGAACCATtaaaggcagacagaaagaaatTATTTAACCACCACAATAAAAAAGCAACCTGAACTTATAGAAAATGTATATAGTATGCTAGGTCTAGTAGCTACAAATTAACTAGAAAAGGCAAAACTGCAGCTTTACAAAGTATATGTAACCAGGGCCAGAGGAGCGTACATAAGGTCTAGAACAAAATGAATTAAAGGAGGGGAGAAATACACAATTTGTTTTcttaacataacaaggaaaaacTTAACCAAATCTAACATTGATATACTAAAGTAGGAAGACAAGGACATATATAATCAACATGAAATTTTGGCCTTTCTGGCATAGATGCTATTAAGCCTGATAATGTATATAAAAATGAAATCGAAATAAAAGTAATGAATATCTTTTtaacatatatgatatactTACAGATTATGAGATAAATGTTTAAGGTAAATCAATTACCTTGAAAGAATGCGCAGCAAGTcctaaatgaaatgaaaaataactaGCCCCAGGACCTTATAGACTTTCTTttgaatttcttctttttttctaacattttttgtatatatatatatatataagggcCCCTAGTACATTAAAGCTTTAAGAGGTTTATCATAACAGAAGATTAGCTTATTCACAAAGAACAGTTCTTCTGAAAGtattaagagtcattgcatgagaaaaccaggcagaggtgggaagatgggggtcggccaaatcggctcaaactttgtatgtgtgataggtatgtgaaacaatgaacagccatataattgaaaccctccagctatttttcgttatggcgttctgggacccccctccaagaccctcaaaaatccaacaatttatggctgaaaattactaaaattgcaatggctaccctgacaattctgattacgATACGAtcataaattttatatttctatGTAGCATGGGTTCTctagttttacctaccaaaagttgaaggtgaagcattaaAATtcagagggtgtactagggggttgcCAGatccaatgaaagcagaattttcatctatttgaattttagtcatttttaaggggcattatctgccctggacAGATCACAAATTAGAAATGTTGATGTGGGCTCTATATGGGGGAAATAAGGATACTTAAAACGTAGATTAagcttgttttacacattttacagttgctttctAAGACGTTAATCAGTGAATTACCTACTAAAAGTATGTGCAATTATGAAGTGGTCAATAGTTAAAAAGgatatgtatgggggttatcaggactccacatatatgatatcactggtacacgcagctatatggaaaatcaagaaacaagacagtcactataaAAAATGACAGGGAGCAGTTTTAAACTAAATATATCATTTAACTTATCAATTGGggtcagtacatgtatcatactgaAATCGacataatgtacattgtagttgcaattgttccatttcaaagaacattcaatatttggtatatatcaagcattctcgaagaactcagccaatgactgtagctagtaatttcaatctcttttacagatttacaaaatctaaaatgatacaatccacACAATAAAGAAATTAGACTTTAACAAATGTCAAGgacaattttagattttagctcaatatatatattattttgATGGTCAATCAGGATCAGAACATACTGAATTTaacaaactgcagttcacaGACGAAAAAGgaacaatacattttgtagaattgGAGACCCATAAGCCTTCTAAAGTGACTACAAAATGATAGCCTTTACCCTAGTAAAAAGAGTAAAAAGGTTATTCCAAAGCTTATATACCAAAGTCAAACAGCATATATCAAAAGACAGAATATAAGAATCATGATAATCACAAATGACATATATTTTATGTTAAACGTGAACGAAATACTTGAGCTTTATTATTCTTAGATTTTATGTACAAAACCCTTCACATATTTGATTTTGACCCAGCATTCATAGAAATACTATGTATGGATACATGCTGCAATATATTGAATAATGGCTGGATATCAGAACCCATAAAATTAAACCGAGGTATAAGACAGGGTTGCCCTTTATTATGTTTGCTGTTTGTATTCGTGACAGAAATTATGGCCACTAAGATAAGGAAATGTAGATCTAAAACATAGATGAGATTTGATTTACACATAATGAGGGTAGTGAACAAAAAAGATAAGCCAGGTAGGTGAGGACATGACATTAATTGtagcaaacaaacattcaaTAGTAAATGCTGTAGAATTTATAACTGAATTAGGAAAATAGCCGGACCTCAACTTAATGAAATCAAAATGCAGGCTATGTGGATAGGTTCGTGGGTGAAATGATTAAAAGATCTTAGGTTTAGATTGGAGAAAAGAACCAATTAAAGCATTCGGGGTCTTTGACCACAGCTCAAGTGTATGAGCTCTTAAACTTGGAAAAGAAAGTAgagaagttaaagaaaagttaTACAAAGTTCTGTATAGCTCTTGAGAAGATTGAGACGGCAGTAATCATAGAAGGATGTGGAATATTGTCTGCTCATAGATAGCACCGACGGTGCAGACAATCGTGGATTTCCCGCAAGATTCAACCTGAAGTCTCATCATACCTCTCTGCTCCTCTTCGTCATCATTGCCGCAACAGTAGCAACCGTCTTTGGTGCAGCAGCTGCTCTCATCACATATTCCACGACCATGCAAGAGGCTCACCCTCCCTCATTCAACAGTTCTCTGGAGCGGAGTGATACTTCAAGCCGACCAGTGTCACCAGCTCCCGCCACCAATGTCGGTCCCACactggaaaacaaaaatgaaacctTCTCGGTAAGTCTTCTACTTTGAATTCAATGTCGAGTTTATACCACCAAAATTATGTTTCCccttttttataaaaaaaacaatgatacAGCTGGAAAGCAAAAATAGCATTTCCATTCCTTAACAAAGAACCCTTCTTGCTAATAATAGTGCTTATGAATTAGGAGTCTTAGCcagttatatgttgccttacAAAGTACGGAAACCTGTCAACCTTACATTCATTATCTTATTCTTTAAGTAGAAATTGCTTGTATTCTAATATCTCTATATCTTGAACAGCCCTACATCACTGTGACGGCAGATTCAACCAATTCCACAGCTTTGCCTACATGGATGACGGCTGATGGTGAGACGACTGCTAATGTGTCTTCGACGGATTCGAATCCGGAAACAAAGATGTTTCCGCAAACCAGTGCACCGAAGACATTTACGACGGCAACTGCAGCTAAAGTAAGAAGTTCTCTAAGGTCCTGTTGACTTCTTCTAAAGTTGAAATGCACTAGGTAAAAATAGATGTTCAAAAGTCGTA
Protein-coding regions in this window:
- the LOC136437614 gene encoding apolipoprotein(a)-like, whose protein sequence is MTKFPSSGLEENYCRKTANWFEIWCLTTDPSTKWELCNVPACDDEHKQHGACKDGYIPLGEACIRLVPIKKSFGDAQKSCEAEGATLAMPKTKRVDLILRAMVRSTGGKKDHWIGMCENGSFDKHVLGNWKWVDGSRLATYDYQGWNPGEPNGYGSQCVQYLYAGYSRDGHRANKEIEAKGDCEDQDSNLEHHADEIRQTGTQRIAPTKLGIYSQLLENIGIVGNKTYGPDGEDKMQEPSTIYPKHQETKEESRDISEFHDDPENDVCQHIKKDEINNSRRPNDQRSDGGQSTTEDADNAGCGGAGVLENPMYGKDVSQQDDGKVSAIYPKSEETREESPDTGEFHNNNVCQNIDNGEISNQRQSDDQSPHGDQKAAEDADTMGCSGAGLVENSMYAQRVLQQDDGKNSRQASDQSAQEGQPTEEDADKMSCNGAGLFENPMYATVPSTVHPKVGETKEESPGTSDCHDYPNNHLYHYIDRDETDNLPETGVQSKYDGQPTAASADKVGCSGSSLFENPMYAQGVLQQDDGDSTDGADNRGFPARFNLKSHHTSLLLFVIIAATVATVFGAAAALITYSTTMQEAHPPSFNSSLERSDTSSRPVSPAPATNVGPTLENKNETFSPYITVTADSTNSTALPTWMTADESCKVGDWTSYRGTVSVTVTGKTCQRWDSQTPHEHDYMTKYGFPPPELEENYCRKTADFTEIWCFTTDPSTRWELCNIPACGKV